The proteins below are encoded in one region of Anguilla anguilla isolate fAngAng1 chromosome 3, fAngAng1.pri, whole genome shotgun sequence:
- the LOC118222367 gene encoding T-cell surface glycoprotein CD3 zeta chain-like yields the protein MDFRSAGVAVFLASLISSTDAENWGGINDPKFCYALDVVLLVYCVAITALLLREKFCKPKASLQDSLYSDLKPHGESYEPLRPRNDLEMGAARTNRRQASDDVYTPLQKPNMETYNQIHMKPERRRNKTEQVYQDLSTATKDTYDSLHMQNLTHHR from the exons ATGGATTTTCGGAGTGCAGGTGTAGCAGTGTTCCTGGCTTCTTTGATCTCATCTACAG ATGCTGAAAACTGGGGGGGTATTAATGACCCTAAATTCTGTTATGCCCTGGACGTGGTCCTCCTAGTGTACTGTGTGGCCATCACAGCTCTGCTTCTTCGAGAGAAG TTCTGCAAACCCAAAGCCAGCCTCCAAGACAGCCTGTATTCG GACCTGAAACCCCACGGCGAGTCATATGAGCCTCTGAGGCCTCGGAACGATCTGGAGATGGGAGCCGCACGGACC AACCGCAGGCAAGCTTCCGATGATGTGTACACG CCGCTGCAGAAACCCAATATGGAGACCTACAATCAGATCCACATGAAGCCAGAG CGACgcagaaacaaaactgaacagGTGTACCAG gattTGAGCACCGCTACCAAGGACACCTACGACTCTCTGCACATGCAGAACTTGACACACCACCGCTAA